The Hyalangium ruber genome includes the window AAAAGAACAAGGTACAGCTCGACCTCAGCCACGGAGGCCAGAAGACCATCGCCGAGGCGATCGCCGCCGCGAAGGTTCCGCCGACGATCTCCCATACGGGCTGTCGAGACCTCGTGGACAACCCCCGCAACGTCTACGACCGGGAGCTGCGCGCGCTCGCCGACAAGGGCGGGGTGGTCGGCATCTACTTCATGCCCTTCCTGCGGAACGGGGGCATGGCCACCTCCGAGGATGTGATTCGCCACCTGGAGCACGCGGTGAAGGTCTGCGGCGAGGACCACGTCGGCATCGGCACCGACGGCAAGCTCTCGGCCCTGGTCATGGACGACAAGGCCCGCGAGCGGCAGCGGAAGTTCTACGAGACGCGCAAGGCCCAGGGGCTCGCCGCGCCGGGAGAGGCGGCCGACGTGTTCAACATCGTCGTCGACTACAACTCCCACCGCCGCTTTGAGAACCTGGCGAACGACCTGTCTCGGCGCGGCTGGCCCTGGTCCCGCATCGAGAAGATCCTGGGCAGCAACTTCGCCAGGGTGTTCACCCAGGCCTGGGGTGGATGAGTTTCCACCCTCGGCGTGGCGGGCTCACCGAGCGGACAGTCGTATTTTGACAGCGTTGTCAAGCCGATGTTATGAGCCCCACCCATGGATGGTGATGGTCGAGGTCCCTCTGAGGTGACCCTGGAGGAAGTGGCCCGTCGTGCCGGCGTCTCGCCGAGTACCGTGTCGCGCATCCTCAATGGCACGGCCCGTGTGCGGGAGAGCAAGCGCAAGGCGGTCGAGCGCGCCATCGCCGAGCTCGACTACCACCCCAACGTCATGGCCCGAGGCCTGGCGGGTGGGCGCTCCATGTCCATCGGGGTCGTCACCCAGGACATCTCCAGCCCCTTCTACAACGAGACCCTCAAGGGCATCGAGGACAGCATCTCCGTGGCCGGCTATGCGCCGCTCTTCGTGAGCGGCCACTGGAACCGGGCCAAGGAGGCCGAGCGCATGGCGCTGCTCGTGGCGCGCCGCGTCGACGGCATCATCGTGCTCACCGGCATTCTCGATGACGCCACCCTGCTGACCTACGCGCAGCGCATGCCGATCGTCATCACCGGCCGCAGCCTGCGAGCGCCCAACCTCTACAGCATCCAGCTCGGCAACGAGCAGGCCGCCTACGAGGCCACCCGCCACCTCATCGAGCTGGGCCACAGCCGCATCGCCCACATCGGCGGGCCGGAGGACAATGTCGATGCCCAGGAGCGCCTGGCCGGCTTCCGGCGCGCGCTGGCCGAAGCCAACCTGCCGATGGAGGATCGCCTGCTCGCCGTGGGCGACTTCCATGAGGCCAGTGGCCTGCTGGCGCTGAACCAGCTGCTGGACACGCGCCTGAACTTCACGGCCCTGTTCGTGGCCAACGACCAGATGGCCTACGGCGCCCGGCTGGCCCTGTACCGCAAGGGGATCCGCGTCCCGGAGGACGTGTCCCTGATTGGCTTCGACGACCTGCCGGGCTCGCTGTACTCCACCCCGCCGCTCACCACCGTGCGCCAGCCCGTGTACGACCTGGGGAAGGCGGCCGGAGGGGCCATGCTCCAGCTCATCCAGGGCCGGCCCGTCTCCGAGGTCGTCATCCCCTCTCTGCCGCTGGAACTCATCGCCCGCGAGTCGACCCAGCGGCGGCGCGGTCAGTCCTACTGACAGAATCCTGAAAAGAGGGGCCCGAAAGCGCGTAAAAACAGGGAAGTGATGAAAGCGCTTTCACCTTATGGCTTGCCGTGTCATGATGAGGGCCTCTCCCTGGGAGAGGAGACCCGATGTCGCGCCAGCCCAAGCCTATGAACCCCCGATACTTCCCCGAGGACTTCCAGTGGGGCGTCGCCACCAGCGCCTATCAAATCGAAGGCGCCGCCAATGAGGATGGGCGTGGCCCGTCCATCTGGGACACCTTCAGCCACACTCCGGGCAAGGTGGTGGACGGCCACACCGGCGACGTGGCGTGCGAGCACTACCACCGCGTCGAGGAGGACCTGGACCTGCTGGTGGCGCTGGGGGTCAACGCCTACCGCTTCTCGGTGGCCTGGCCTCGTGTCCTGCCCTCGGGGCGCTATCCGGTGAACGCGAAGGGGCTCGACTTCTACGACCGGATGCTGGACGGCCTGTTGGCGCGAGGCCTGCGGCCGCACCTGACGCTCTACCACTGGGACTTGCCGCAGGCGCTCCAGGATGAGGGCGGGTGGGCCAACCCGGAGACGATCCAGCACTTCGCTGACTACGCGGAGGTGGTCGCGCGCCGCCTGGGAGACCGGCTGGAGAGCATCACCACGTTCAATGAGCCCTGGGTCGTGGCGACCCTGGGCCATGAGAAGGGCATCTTCGCGCCCGGCCTGACGGACCGGCGGCTGGCGATGCAGGTGTCGCACCACCTGCTGATGGCGCATGGCCTGGGCGTGCAGGTGCTGCGCACGATCGTGCCTCGGGTGAAGCTGGGCATCGTCCTCAACATGGCGCCCACCCATCCCGCCCGGCTGAACGCCGTCGACCGGGCCAAGGCCCAGCTCGAGGATGGCCTGCTGGTGCGCTGGTACATGGACCCGCTGTTCCGAGGCCACTACCCGCAGGATGTGCTCAATCACCTCGGGGCGGATGCCCCCGACGTGAAGCCGGAGGACCTGCGGCTCATCCGGCAGCCGATCGACTTCCTGGGCATCAACTACTACACGCGCAACGTCGTCCACGCCGAGGACCCCAGCGCCACGCCTCCGGGAGAGATGGGCTTCACCGACATGGGCTGGGAGGTCTATCCGCAGGGGTTGACGGAGCTGCTGGTCCGGCTCACCCGCCACTACAACCCTCCGCCGCTCTACATCACCGAGAACG containing:
- a CDS encoding LacI family DNA-binding transcriptional regulator → MDGDGRGPSEVTLEEVARRAGVSPSTVSRILNGTARVRESKRKAVERAIAELDYHPNVMARGLAGGRSMSIGVVTQDISSPFYNETLKGIEDSISVAGYAPLFVSGHWNRAKEAERMALLVARRVDGIIVLTGILDDATLLTYAQRMPIVITGRSLRAPNLYSIQLGNEQAAYEATRHLIELGHSRIAHIGGPEDNVDAQERLAGFRRALAEANLPMEDRLLAVGDFHEASGLLALNQLLDTRLNFTALFVANDQMAYGARLALYRKGIRVPEDVSLIGFDDLPGSLYSTPPLTTVRQPVYDLGKAAGGAMLQLIQGRPVSEVVIPSLPLELIARESTQRRRGQSY
- a CDS encoding GH1 family beta-glucosidase; amino-acid sequence: MSRQPKPMNPRYFPEDFQWGVATSAYQIEGAANEDGRGPSIWDTFSHTPGKVVDGHTGDVACEHYHRVEEDLDLLVALGVNAYRFSVAWPRVLPSGRYPVNAKGLDFYDRMLDGLLARGLRPHLTLYHWDLPQALQDEGGWANPETIQHFADYAEVVARRLGDRLESITTFNEPWVVATLGHEKGIFAPGLTDRRLAMQVSHHLLMAHGLGVQVLRTIVPRVKLGIVLNMAPTHPARLNAVDRAKAQLEDGLLVRWYMDPLFRGHYPQDVLNHLGADAPDVKPEDLRLIRQPIDFLGINYYTRNVVHAEDPSATPPGEMGFTDMGWEVYPQGLTELLVRLTRHYNPPPLYITENGAAFVDRLEGDRVHDVERVRYLETHIGAMAEARAQGVDIRGYFAWSFLDNFEWALGYLKRFGIVYVDYDTQRRVMKDSAHWYRDFIASQRIWQPSVSGA